The following are encoded in a window of Caldicellulosiruptor danielii genomic DNA:
- a CDS encoding aminopeptidase produces MTDERLKLLAKNLIEYSVELKEGENILIELIGQEIELAKELVKLSYSKGAKPFLWLKHPSLLRTLLLSATEDQIDMIAQNERELMEKMDAYIGIRTSPNPFELSDVPDEKMNLYQRIWFHKVHTEIRVPKTKWCILRYPNYSMAQQAKMSLEEFEDFYFDVCNLDYSKMSRAMDALVELMQKTDEVRIVAKDTDLRFSIKGMKAVKCDGHMNIPDGEVYTAPVKDSVNGFITYNTPSNYAGYRFENIRFEFKDGKIVKATANNTEKLNKILDTDEGARYIGEFSIGVNPYITKPMEDTLFDEKIAGSIHFTPGNAYEDADNGNRSAVHWDIVLIQTPEYGGGEIYFDGKLIRKDGRFVIKELDGLNPENLK; encoded by the coding sequence TTGACTGATGAGAGGTTAAAACTTCTTGCAAAAAACCTTATTGAGTATTCGGTTGAATTAAAAGAAGGCGAGAACATTTTAATTGAGCTTATTGGGCAAGAGATTGAACTTGCAAAAGAACTTGTAAAACTCTCATATTCAAAAGGTGCAAAACCATTTTTGTGGCTAAAACATCCATCACTGCTTAGAACTCTTCTTTTAAGTGCAACAGAAGATCAGATAGATATGATCGCTCAAAATGAAAGAGAACTTATGGAAAAGATGGATGCATATATAGGTATTAGAACTTCACCAAATCCATTTGAACTTTCTGATGTTCCAGACGAGAAGATGAATCTGTATCAAAGAATATGGTTTCACAAAGTTCACACAGAAATCAGAGTTCCAAAGACGAAGTGGTGCATATTAAGATACCCCAACTATTCAATGGCACAACAGGCAAAGATGAGTTTGGAAGAGTTTGAAGATTTTTATTTTGATGTTTGCAATCTTGACTATAGCAAAATGTCAAGAGCAATGGACGCTTTGGTTGAGCTTATGCAAAAGACAGATGAGGTTCGGATAGTAGCAAAAGACACAGATTTGAGATTTTCAATTAAAGGCATGAAAGCTGTCAAATGCGATGGCCACATGAATATTCCCGATGGTGAGGTATACACTGCGCCTGTCAAAGATTCTGTAAATGGTTTTATAACATATAATACACCTTCGAACTATGCAGGGTACAGGTTTGAAAATATAAGATTTGAATTTAAAGATGGAAAGATTGTAAAAGCAACTGCTAACAATACAGAGAAGCTCAACAAGATACTGGATACCGACGAGGGTGCAAGGTATATTGGTGAATTTTCAATTGGGGTAAATCCTTATATTACAAAGCCTATGGAAGACACACTTTTTGATGAGAAAATTGCAGGAAGCATCCATTTTACTCCAGGTAACGCATATGAGGATGCTGACAATGGCAACAGGTCAGCTGTTCATTGGGACATTGTACTGATTCAAACACCTGAATATGGTGGTGGGGAAATTTACTTTGATGGAAAACTTATTAGAAAAGATGGAAGATTTGTGATAAAAGAACTTGATGGATTAAATCCAGAGAATTTAAAATAG
- a CDS encoding pseudouridine synthase: MGELVRLQKFMAQCGIASRRKCEEIILQGRVKVNGKFVNQLGFKVDPEKDVVEVDGKRISLQMQKVYIMLNKPFGVISSAKDEKGRKTVVDLVKDKVNVRVFPVGRLDFDTTGLILLTNDGEFAYKVTHPKHDIEKTYIALISGIPSKEKIERFEKGLLVDGKMTAPAKFKILKLINGNALVEIKIHEGRNRQIRKMCDKIGHKVLKLKRVAIGKLQLGKLKEGEFVFLDKEAANKVFEK; the protein is encoded by the coding sequence ATAGGTGAGCTTGTAAGACTTCAGAAATTTATGGCACAGTGCGGCATAGCTTCCCGGCGGAAGTGTGAAGAGATTATCCTGCAAGGCAGGGTAAAAGTAAATGGAAAGTTTGTGAACCAGCTTGGATTCAAGGTTGATCCTGAAAAAGATGTGGTTGAAGTAGATGGAAAGAGGATATCCCTGCAGATGCAGAAGGTATATATTATGCTTAACAAACCTTTTGGAGTTATTTCTTCTGCAAAGGATGAAAAGGGAAGAAAAACAGTGGTTGATTTGGTCAAGGACAAGGTAAATGTAAGGGTATTTCCTGTAGGGAGGCTTGATTTTGACACAACTGGATTGATTCTGCTTACAAATGATGGTGAATTTGCATACAAAGTCACACATCCAAAACATGATATTGAAAAGACCTATATAGCCCTAATCAGTGGAATTCCTTCTAAGGAAAAGATAGAAAGATTTGAAAAAGGTCTTTTGGTAGATGGGAAAATGACTGCACCTGCCAAATTTAAGATTTTAAAGCTTATAAATGGTAATGCTCTGGTTGAGATAAAAATCCATGAGGGAAGGAATAGACAGATAAGAAAAATGTGTGACAAAATTGGTCATAAGGTTTTGAAGCTAAAAAGAGTTGCAATAGGCAAACTCCAGCTTGGAAAGCTAAAAGAAGGGGAATTTGTTTTCTTGGATAAAGAAGCAGCAAACAAAGTGTTTGAAAAATGA
- the thiI gene encoding tRNA uracil 4-sulfurtransferase ThiI, translating into MKAVLIRYGELALKGQNRPLFEDTLVRNIKKRLSDIDSVMVKKEQGRIFVENLSEEYFDEAIERLKRVFGIVGITICEVAEKNLEGMKQVAEVVTKSELEKGKKTFKVETKRADKKFELQSPEVSKLIGAHILKKFAERYGLSVDVHNPDFTLNIEIRDKVYVYSSEEKGIGGMPLGTGGRAHLLLSGGIDSPVAGFMIAKRGVEIEAIHFYSFPYTGEKAKEKVIDLCKVLAKYTDKIKLYIVPFTEIQLSIYENCDERFLTIIMRRFMMKIAQKIAMQNGGLALITGESIGQVASQTMESLFCTQAAVSMPVFRPLIGMDKEEIIRLAKKIGTYDISILPYEDCCTVFVPKHPKTKPKLEQVLAEESKLKAEELIEKAVTNTEWMVIRDR; encoded by the coding sequence TTGAAAGCGGTATTGATAAGATATGGTGAGCTTGCGTTAAAAGGTCAAAATCGTCCTCTTTTTGAGGATACTCTGGTCAGGAATATCAAAAAAAGACTTTCTGACATTGACTCAGTTATGGTCAAAAAAGAGCAGGGTAGGATATTTGTTGAAAATTTAAGTGAGGAGTATTTTGATGAAGCTATTGAAAGACTGAAACGCGTTTTTGGGATTGTAGGAATTACCATATGCGAGGTTGCTGAAAAAAATCTAGAGGGAATGAAGCAGGTTGCTGAGGTTGTTACCAAAAGTGAACTTGAGAAAGGTAAGAAGACTTTTAAGGTGGAGACTAAACGAGCAGATAAGAAATTTGAACTACAGTCTCCAGAGGTTTCCAAGTTAATAGGTGCGCATATCTTGAAAAAGTTTGCTGAGAGGTATGGACTTTCTGTTGACGTTCATAACCCTGATTTTACTTTGAACATTGAAATAAGAGACAAAGTATATGTATATTCATCAGAGGAAAAAGGTATTGGAGGAATGCCACTTGGCACAGGTGGCAGGGCGCACCTTCTTTTGTCCGGCGGTATAGACAGTCCTGTTGCCGGTTTTATGATTGCCAAAAGAGGTGTTGAGATAGAAGCAATTCACTTTTACAGTTTTCCTTACACCGGCGAGAAAGCAAAGGAAAAGGTAATAGACTTGTGTAAGGTTTTGGCAAAATACACAGATAAGATAAAGCTCTATATAGTTCCATTTACTGAAATTCAGCTTTCTATTTATGAAAATTGTGATGAGAGATTCTTGACAATAATAATGAGAAGGTTCATGATGAAGATTGCACAGAAGATTGCCATGCAAAATGGTGGACTTGCTTTGATTACCGGTGAGAGTATAGGTCAGGTTGCAAGCCAGACAATGGAAAGCCTGTTTTGCACGCAGGCAGCTGTTTCAATGCCAGTTTTCAGACCGCTCATTGGCATGGACAAGGAAGAGATAATAAGACTTGCAAAGAAGATAGGGACATATGATATCTCTATACTCCCTTATGAAGACTGCTGTACTGTGTTTGTTCCTAAGCATCCAAAAACAAAACCGAAACTTGAACAAGTTTTGGCTGAGGAAAGCAAGCTCAAGGCAGAAGAACTGATTGAAAAGGCAGTAACAAATACCGAGTGGATGGTGATAAGAGATAGGTGA
- a CDS encoding cysteine desulfurase family protein, which yields MNVYFDNAATTRPFDEVVEQLSKFLLNTYGNPSSLHRLGVEAERIVKEAKEIIAKKLGSSSDEIYFTSGGTEANNLALIGCAVAHQKRGKKIISIPVEHPSVISTLEYLERNGFEIQYVPVDDEGNLDFEQFEKFVDDNTILVSVMLVNNETGHIFDVKKLSEIAKKKNPNVIVHTDAVQAFMKEKTNVKELNVDLMSISGHKIHALKGIGALYIRKGINIQPIIFGGQQQKGVRPGTENVPGIFSFAKAIEVYEKLKASEPNKLRNIKQRFIEGLSAVDSIVINSPLEKTSDAILNVSFLGIKSEIFLHTLESYGIFASSGSACSSKGRTYNKVLHCMGKRMEVAESSIRFSFSYLNQIEEVDYALECVEKALRFLRKIKK from the coding sequence ATGAATGTGTACTTTGACAACGCTGCAACTACAAGGCCTTTTGATGAGGTAGTTGAGCAGCTTTCAAAGTTTTTGCTAAATACCTATGGCAATCCTTCATCGCTTCACAGACTTGGTGTTGAGGCAGAAAGAATAGTAAAAGAGGCAAAAGAAATTATTGCAAAAAAACTTGGAAGTAGTAGCGATGAGATTTATTTTACCTCTGGTGGGACAGAAGCAAACAACTTAGCACTTATTGGCTGTGCGGTTGCTCATCAGAAAAGAGGAAAAAAAATTATATCAATACCTGTTGAACATCCTTCTGTTATTTCTACACTTGAGTATTTAGAAAGAAATGGATTTGAGATACAATATGTACCTGTGGATGATGAGGGTAATTTAGATTTTGAGCAATTTGAGAAGTTTGTGGACGATAATACCATTCTTGTAAGCGTGATGCTTGTCAACAACGAGACAGGGCATATATTTGACGTGAAGAAGCTATCTGAAATTGCGAAAAAGAAAAATCCAAATGTTATTGTTCACACAGATGCTGTCCAAGCTTTTATGAAAGAAAAGACCAATGTGAAAGAGTTAAATGTGGACCTTATGTCTATTAGCGGTCACAAAATTCATGCATTAAAAGGAATAGGAGCTTTGTATATCAGGAAGGGTATAAACATCCAGCCGATAATCTTTGGTGGACAGCAGCAAAAAGGTGTACGACCTGGAACAGAAAATGTGCCTGGGATTTTTTCGTTTGCTAAAGCAATTGAGGTATATGAGAAGCTAAAAGCTTCTGAACCTAATAAGCTAAGAAATATAAAACAAAGATTTATTGAAGGGCTTTCAGCCGTGGATAGCATTGTAATAAACTCTCCTTTAGAAAAGACATCTGATGCAATTTTAAATGTCTCTTTTTTGGGTATAAAATCTGAAATATTTCTTCACACGCTTGAAAGTTATGGTATATTTGCATCTTCTGGTTCTGCCTGCTCGTCAAAAGGCAGAACTTACAACAAGGTTTTGCACTGCATGGGAAAGAGGATGGAAGTTGCAGAAAGTAGTATACGTTTTTCGTTTTCTTACCTCAATCAAATTGAAGAGGTTGACTATGCACTTGAGTGCGTTGAAAAAGCACTGCGATTCTTAAGAAAAATAAAAAAGTAA
- a CDS encoding RsmE family RNA methyltransferase, with the protein MSIFFVEKQNVENDIAYITDKEDINHIVKVLRKRKGDKINLCDGKYDYSARIVEISRDKIKLLIEGKTLNDRESIKNIFLFQCIIKNQKMDIVIQKATELGVKTIVPVVSKRVVIDISEKQGKKVERWRKIAQEAQKQCLRPVSPLIEMPIRICEIKEKYLDKLDILLIPYEKELRPSRWSLPSDYNNIGILIGPEGGFEEEEIEELKTFKNVQVISLGKRILRSETASIAALSILMHELEEM; encoded by the coding sequence GTGTCAATCTTTTTTGTTGAAAAGCAGAATGTTGAGAATGATATTGCCTACATCACTGATAAAGAAGATATAAATCATATAGTCAAAGTTTTAAGAAAAAGAAAAGGAGATAAAATAAATCTATGCGATGGCAAGTATGACTACTCAGCGCGCATAGTCGAAATTTCAAGGGATAAAATAAAACTTTTGATTGAGGGCAAAACTTTGAATGACCGAGAAAGTATCAAAAATATTTTTTTATTTCAATGTATTATCAAAAACCAAAAAATGGACATTGTTATCCAAAAGGCAACAGAGCTTGGAGTAAAAACAATTGTACCTGTGGTATCAAAAAGAGTGGTAATTGACATTTCAGAAAAACAGGGAAAAAAGGTTGAAAGGTGGCGCAAAATCGCACAAGAAGCTCAAAAACAGTGTCTTCGTCCAGTGTCACCTTTAATCGAAATGCCAATTAGAATTTGTGAGATTAAAGAGAAATATTTAGATAAGCTTGATATTCTTTTAATTCCCTATGAGAAGGAACTAAGACCTTCAAGATGGAGTCTACCTTCAGATTATAATAACATTGGGATTTTGATTGGACCTGAAGGCGGTTTTGAAGAAGAGGAAATAGAGGAATTAAAAACCTTTAAAAATGTGCAAGTTATTTCGCTTGGCAAAAGAATACTCAGAAGTGAGACAGCTTCAATTGCTGCGCTTTCCATCTTGATGCACGAACTTGAAGAAATGTGA
- the prmA gene encoding 50S ribosomal protein L11 methyltransferase has product MKWYEISIKTTEEAEDAISNILYELGANGVVIEDNEIVTRPNLWDYIDENQFTKKDYAKVCAYFPESSNILELTHTIEERLKEVAKYIDIGEGKINISEVDEKDWAQEWKKYYKPVEIGNIAIVPSWEDYKAEGNKIIVRLDPGMAFGTGTHESTALCLEAIQKYVKPGMDVLDVGTGSGILAIAAKKFLAKRVLAVDIDEVAVKVAEENARLNGVEFEIKKNDLIEGIEEEYDVVIANIVADIIIKLSKDINRVLKEDGIFISSGIIGERLEDVLKSFEKNSLEIVEVKKMGQWCLVVSKKTV; this is encoded by the coding sequence ATGAAATGGTATGAGATATCAATTAAGACCACCGAAGAGGCAGAAGACGCTATTTCAAATATTTTGTATGAGCTTGGTGCAAACGGCGTTGTCATTGAAGACAATGAAATTGTGACAAGACCAAATTTATGGGATTATATTGACGAAAATCAGTTTACAAAAAAGGATTATGCGAAAGTTTGTGCTTATTTTCCTGAAAGCAGCAATATTCTGGAGCTTACACATACTATTGAGGAGAGGCTTAAAGAAGTTGCAAAGTATATTGATATTGGAGAAGGTAAAATTAACATTTCTGAAGTTGATGAAAAAGACTGGGCGCAGGAGTGGAAAAAGTATTATAAGCCTGTTGAGATAGGCAATATTGCAATTGTTCCTTCATGGGAAGATTATAAAGCTGAAGGCAATAAAATAATTGTTAGGCTTGACCCAGGTATGGCATTTGGCACAGGAACTCATGAGTCGACTGCCCTATGCCTTGAAGCTATCCAGAAATATGTAAAGCCAGGGATGGATGTTCTTGATGTTGGTACAGGTTCAGGGATATTGGCAATAGCTGCAAAGAAGTTTTTGGCAAAAAGAGTTTTAGCAGTGGATATTGATGAGGTTGCTGTGAAGGTAGCAGAGGAAAATGCGAGGTTAAACGGAGTTGAGTTTGAAATTAAAAAGAATGACCTTATTGAAGGTATAGAAGAAGAGTATGATGTAGTTATTGCTAACATTGTTGCTGATATTATTATAAAGCTCTCAAAAGATATAAATAGAGTTTTAAAAGAGGACGGAATTTTTATCTCTTCTGGCATTATTGGAGAAAGGCTTGAAGATGTTTTGAAAAGCTTTGAGAAAAATAGTCTTGAAATTGTAGAAGTGAAAAAAATGGGTCAGTGGTGTTTGGTTGTGAGTAAAAAAACTGTATAG
- the dnaK gene encoding molecular chaperone DnaK, producing MAHILGIDLGTTNSCMAVIEGGQPVVIPNAEGFRTTPSVVAFTKTGERLVGHAAKRQAITNPERTIISIKRDMGTNRRIKIDDKEYSPEEISAMILMKLKADAEAYLGEKITQAVITVPAYFTDSQRQATKNAGRIAGLEVLRIINEPTAAALAYGLDKEGHQKIMVYDLGGGTFDVSILEIGDGVIEVLATSGNNRLGGDDFDQRIIDYIADEFMKEHGIDLRQDKVALQRLKDAAERAKIELSSALQTTINLPFITADANGPKHIDMVLTRAKFEELIKDLVEKTREPVETALSDAKLTPEQIDKVILVGGSTRIPYVQEFVKKLTGKEPFKGINPDECVAIGAAIQAGVLGGQVKDILLLDVTPLSLGIETLGGVFTKIIERNTTIPTRKSQIFTTAADGQTQVEIHVLQGERPLAKDNKTLGRFILDGIPPAPRGVPQIEVTFDIDANGIVHVSAKDLGTGREQKITITSQTHLSEEEIQRAIKEAEMYAEQDRKRKELIEARNRADSIIYQTEKLLRELGDKMTESEKQQVEAKLKALKDVINGEDKEQIERAIDELTKSFYDVSTRLYQQGYTTSGPQGGPNQGGSHGGPDGNVNTDYKVY from the coding sequence ATGGCTCATATTTTAGGTATAGACCTTGGTACAACAAACTCTTGTATGGCTGTTATTGAAGGTGGTCAGCCTGTTGTAATTCCTAACGCAGAGGGCTTCAGAACAACTCCATCAGTTGTTGCTTTTACCAAGACAGGTGAGAGGCTTGTTGGTCATGCTGCAAAAAGACAGGCTATCACAAACCCTGAAAGGACTATTATATCAATAAAAAGGGATATGGGAACAAACAGAAGAATAAAAATAGATGACAAGGAATATTCGCCAGAAGAGATATCTGCTATGATTTTGATGAAACTCAAAGCTGATGCAGAAGCGTATCTTGGAGAGAAGATAACACAGGCTGTTATAACTGTTCCAGCTTACTTTACAGACTCACAAAGACAGGCAACAAAAAACGCAGGTAGAATTGCAGGACTTGAGGTTTTAAGAATCATCAACGAGCCAACAGCAGCAGCTTTGGCTTATGGTCTTGACAAAGAAGGTCATCAAAAGATAATGGTATATGACCTTGGCGGTGGAACATTTGACGTTTCAATCTTGGAGATTGGCGATGGTGTTATTGAAGTTTTAGCAACGTCTGGTAACAACAGGCTTGGTGGTGATGACTTCGACCAGAGGATTATTGATTATATAGCTGACGAATTTATGAAAGAGCACGGAATTGATTTGAGACAAGACAAGGTTGCGCTCCAGAGGCTAAAAGATGCAGCAGAGAGGGCAAAGATTGAACTGTCATCTGCGCTTCAGACAACTATTAACCTGCCATTTATCACAGCAGATGCAAACGGGCCAAAACACATTGATATGGTTTTGACACGTGCAAAGTTTGAAGAGCTTATAAAAGACCTTGTAGAAAAGACAAGAGAGCCTGTTGAGACAGCACTTTCTGATGCAAAGTTAACTCCAGAGCAAATTGACAAGGTCATTTTGGTTGGTGGTTCAACAAGAATTCCTTATGTTCAGGAATTTGTAAAGAAACTCACTGGCAAAGAGCCGTTTAAAGGAATAAATCCGGATGAGTGTGTTGCAATTGGCGCTGCAATCCAAGCAGGTGTTCTTGGAGGTCAGGTAAAAGATATTTTACTTTTGGACGTAACACCACTTTCACTTGGTATTGAGACACTGGGTGGTGTGTTCACTAAGATTATTGAAAGAAATACAACAATCCCAACACGAAAGAGTCAGATATTCACAACAGCAGCAGATGGTCAAACACAAGTTGAGATTCACGTTCTGCAAGGTGAAAGACCACTTGCAAAGGATAATAAAACACTTGGAAGATTTATACTTGATGGTATTCCACCTGCACCGCGAGGAGTACCACAAATTGAGGTTACATTCGATATAGACGCAAACGGTATTGTACATGTTTCAGCAAAGGACCTTGGCACGGGAAGAGAGCAAAAGATTACAATAACATCCCAGACACACTTGAGTGAAGAAGAGATTCAAAGAGCTATCAAAGAAGCAGAAATGTACGCTGAGCAGGATAGAAAGAGAAAAGAACTAATTGAGGCACGAAACAGAGCAGACTCTATTATATACCAGACAGAAAAGCTGCTTCGCGAACTTGGTGATAAGATGACAGAAAGCGAAAAACAGCAGGTTGAGGCAAAGCTCAAAGCTTTGAAGGATGTTATAAATGGTGAAGATAAAGAACAGATTGAAAGGGCTATTGATGAACTCACAAAGTCGTTCTATGATGTGTCTACAAGACTTTATCAGCAGGGTTATACAACATCGGGACCACAAGGTGGACCAAACCAAGGTGGTTCTCATGGCGGTCCTGATGGCAATGTAAATACTGATTATAAAGTATACTAA
- the grpE gene encoding nucleotide exchange factor GrpE, which produces MLDMENKDLKSEQVSPLDAQSVEESNCEEKNENTQTQEMKEDVEKNQQDVDLSEGCQDVQAEFQQEDPIKVLKKQLEEKEREVEEYKSLCQRIAADFDNYKKRIAKDKENMYYEVVADVVGKLLPIVDNFERAIDSAKNSKDTNDELLKGLEMIKKQIDDIFSKLGVEPIEALNKEFDPYLHNAIMHVEDERYGKNVVVEEFQKGYKIKDRVIRYSLVKVANAN; this is translated from the coding sequence ATGCTTGATATGGAAAATAAAGATTTAAAAAGTGAACAGGTAAGCCCACTTGATGCTCAAAGTGTGGAAGAGAGCAATTGTGAGGAAAAGAATGAAAATACTCAGACTCAGGAGATGAAAGAAGATGTAGAAAAAAACCAGCAAGATGTGGATTTGAGCGAAGGTTGTCAAGATGTTCAAGCTGAGTTCCAGCAAGAAGACCCGATAAAAGTTTTGAAAAAGCAGCTTGAAGAAAAAGAGAGAGAAGTTGAGGAATATAAGAGCTTATGTCAGAGGATAGCTGCTGATTTTGACAACTACAAAAAAAGAATAGCAAAGGATAAAGAGAATATGTATTATGAAGTTGTTGCTGATGTTGTTGGCAAACTACTTCCAATCGTTGACAACTTTGAAAGAGCGATTGACTCTGCAAAAAATTCAAAAGATACAAATGATGAACTTTTAAAAGGGCTTGAGATGATAAAAAAACAGATTGATGATATCTTTTCAAAGCTTGGTGTTGAGCCCATTGAGGCTTTAAATAAAGAATTTGACCCGTACCTTCACAATGCGATTATGCATGTTGAAGATGAGAGGTACGGTAAAAATGTTGTAGTTGAAGAATTCCAAAAAGGTTACAAGATAAAAGATAGGGTTATCAGGTATAGTCTTGTAAAGGTTGCAAATGCAAATTAA
- the hrcA gene encoding heat-inducible transcriptional repressor HrcA yields the protein MLDERKKRILEAIIDDYINTGEPVGSRTIAKKYIFGISSATIRNEMSDLEEMGYLEQPHTSAGRIPSDKGYRYYVDELMKVSRLSPQQVEFIRSQLDVKFNEINEYMENIAKIISNLTNYTAVISTPNVKKSFIKYLQLVPVDSKRYILILVTNTGLVKDILLDKPENVDIKDFIYISNILNEKLSGLKLEDIDQKIVLDIENILGKNKTILSPIIENVLRTISAADSTEVVLSGIKNMFDFPEFGDVLKAKIFLHIFEQKEMLRQIINSSMHEHITIRIGTENPIEDLKECSVVLSTYRIGESIAGSIGIIGPKRLRYSQTVSLIDYICDTLSDILTKLFTE from the coding sequence ATGCTGGATGAAAGAAAAAAAAGAATACTTGAAGCTATTATAGATGATTATATAAATACAGGTGAACCTGTTGGTTCAAGAACAATTGCAAAGAAGTACATTTTTGGTATTTCTTCTGCAACAATTAGAAATGAGATGTCGGACTTAGAGGAGATGGGATACTTAGAACAGCCTCATACATCAGCAGGTAGAATTCCTTCTGACAAGGGCTACAGGTATTATGTTGATGAGCTGATGAAGGTATCAAGGCTTTCGCCGCAGCAGGTGGAGTTTATCAGGTCGCAGCTTGATGTCAAATTCAATGAAATAAACGAATATATGGAGAACATTGCTAAAATAATATCTAATTTAACAAACTACACAGCAGTAATTTCAACACCAAATGTTAAAAAGAGCTTTATAAAATATCTCCAGCTTGTTCCTGTTGATAGCAAAAGATATATACTAATTTTAGTAACAAACACAGGTCTTGTAAAGGATATTCTTTTGGACAAACCGGAGAATGTGGATATAAAGGACTTCATATATATATCGAATATCCTCAATGAAAAACTGAGCGGGCTTAAGCTTGAAGACATTGACCAAAAAATTGTACTTGACATTGAAAACATACTTGGTAAAAACAAGACAATCTTGTCACCAATAATTGAAAATGTACTGCGTACAATTAGTGCAGCCGACAGCACAGAAGTTGTTTTGAGTGGAATTAAGAACATGTTTGATTTTCCTGAGTTTGGTGATGTTTTGAAGGCAAAGATATTTCTGCATATATTTGAGCAAAAGGAGATGTTAAGACAAATAATTAACTCTTCAATGCATGAGCATATAACAATTAGGATTGGTACAGAAAATCCAATAGAGGATTTAAAAGAATGTAGTGTTGTTCTTTCTACTTACAGAATAGGAGAAAGCATTGCAGGTTCGATAGGTATAATTGGTCCAAAAAGACTGAGATATTCTCAGACAGTTTCGCTTATTGACTACATTTGTGATACTTTATCTGATATTCTGACAAAGCTTTTCACAGAATAA
- the hemW gene encoding radical SAM family heme chaperone HemW: MRNIGLYIHVPFCKKKCYYCDFVSYENVDDDMVFAYFSVLENELIFYKENYEIEIDTIYIGGGTPSFVPAKYISKLLEFIYSNFNIKTTCEISIEANPESITKEKLKSYRKAGINRLSVGIQSLNDIELRAIGRVHDSEVALKILSMVPLYFENFSVDVITGLPYQTFESFVQTLNALLEFSPPHVSIYSLKIEEGTPLFEKYEECKSLLPSEDEERGMFWWARDRLSEAGLYHYEISNFAKKGFECKHNLKYWNVDEYIGVGCAAHSFFEGCRYYNISNIKEYVKKIKENGLAVKGKEFISSEESEKEFIILGLRKIEGFSLDEFKERFSIVFERKYKSQIEKLKKYGLIDINGRIKLTKRGIDLANLVWLEFI; encoded by the coding sequence TTGAGAAATATAGGACTATATATTCACGTTCCATTTTGTAAAAAGAAGTGTTATTACTGTGATTTTGTGTCATACGAAAATGTCGATGATGATATGGTTTTTGCATATTTTAGCGTGCTTGAAAATGAATTAATTTTTTATAAAGAAAATTATGAAATTGAGATAGATACTATTTATATTGGGGGTGGGACACCTTCTTTTGTCCCTGCCAAGTATATCTCAAAACTGTTGGAGTTTATATATTCAAACTTTAATATTAAAACCACCTGCGAGATAAGCATTGAGGCAAATCCTGAAAGTATCACAAAGGAAAAGCTTAAAAGTTACAGGAAAGCAGGAATAAACAGACTCAGTGTGGGGATACAGTCGTTAAATGATATAGAACTGAGAGCAATTGGTAGAGTCCATGACTCTGAGGTTGCATTGAAGATTTTGAGTATGGTGCCTTTATATTTTGAGAATTTTAGCGTTGATGTTATCACCGGTCTTCCATATCAGACTTTTGAGAGTTTTGTGCAAACACTCAATGCACTTTTGGAATTTTCACCGCCTCATGTGTCCATTTATTCACTGAAAATAGAAGAGGGAACACCTCTTTTTGAAAAATATGAAGAGTGTAAGAGCTTGTTGCCAAGCGAAGATGAAGAAAGAGGAATGTTCTGGTGGGCAAGAGACAGACTTTCTGAGGCTGGGCTCTATCATTATGAGATTTCTAATTTTGCTAAGAAAGGTTTTGAGTGCAAACATAACTTGAAATACTGGAATGTAGATGAATACATTGGGGTTGGCTGTGCGGCCCATTCATTTTTTGAGGGCTGCAGGTATTACAATATTTCTAATATAAAAGAATATGTAAAGAAAATTAAAGAAAATGGTTTGGCTGTGAAAGGAAAAGAGTTTATTTCAAGTGAAGAAAGTGAAAAAGAGTTTATCATATTAGGGCTCAGAAAGATAGAAGGATTTTCTCTTGACGAATTTAAAGAAAGATTTAGTATAGTGTTTGAAAGAAAGTATAAATCTCAAATTGAAAAACTAAAAAAATATGGTCTAATAGATATAAATGGCCGTATAAAACTTACAAAGAGAGGAATTGACCTTGCAAATTTGGTGTGGCTGGAGTTTATATAA